AACCGCTCGGCGTGTCGGCCATGTCCCTCTACACCTACGTCCACGGACGCGCCGAACTCGTCAACTGCATGCTCGACAAAGTCCTCTCGGAGGCAGCCTCCCTGTCCGAGGTCGAGGGCGACTGGAGAGCCGCCCTGGAGCTGTACGCGCGCGACATCAGGGACATCGCCCGCCGCCATCCCTGGATGCCCGCCCTGTTCGGCTCCCGCATGCTCATGGGACCCCACGAGACCGCGGTGTGGGACGGCGTCCTGCACGCCGTCTCCGCCACCGGCCTCACCGAGCCCGACATGCTCGCCGTCGTCAACCTCGTCAACGGCTACGTGCGCGGCGCCACCGTCCAGGAGGCCGACGCCCTGCAGGACGAACGCCGCACCGGCCTCAGCCACCAGGAGTGGTTCGAGCGCAGCGGCCCCGTCCTGGAACGTCTGATCCCCTTCACCCGCTACCCGACCCTCACCCGCGTCTGGATGTCCGGGGTCTTCGAGGAACCCGGCTCCGGTTTCGGCGACGACGGCGGCTTCGAGTTCGGACTGCACCGCGTCCTGGACGGCATCGCCACCTACGTCGCCGAACGCACCGCCGCCGGCAGCCGGTAACCGGCAGCGGCCGGTCAGGGGCCCGGTCCAGCGGATCTCAGGGATCCCTCCAGACCGGGCCCCGACCCTGTCACCACAGACCGACCGAGACGTCTCACCGAGCTGAGACCCAGGGTGACGAGGGTGGAACTGGCGTGACAGTACTGGTGACAGGCGCGACGGGATCCGTGGGCCGCCACGTGGTGGACCGGCTCCTCGCCGAGAACGTGACCGTGCGGGCACTCACCCGCGATCCCGCCGCGGCCCGACTGCCCGCACAGGCCGAGGTGTTCGCCGGAGACCTCACCGACCCCGCGAGCGTCACCGACGCCCTGCGCGGCGTCGACAAGCTCTACCTCTTCCCGGTCCCCGAGACCGCCCGCGAGATCGTCGCCGCCGCCCGTGACGCCGGCGTCCGGCACATCGTCGTGCTCTCCTCCTCGTCCGTCCTCGACGAGTCCGGCGACAACCACAGCGGCGAACACCACCGCGCCGTGGAAGAGGCCGTCCGCGCCTCCGGCCTCACCTGGACCTTCGTACGCCCCGACGAGTTCGCCACCAACGTCCTGTGGAAGTGGGGACACTCCGTCCGCGCCGAGGGCGTCGTCCGCGCCCCTTACGGAGACGCCCCCCGCGTCCTGATCCACGAGAAGGACGTCGCCGCGGTCGCCGCCGCCGCACTCCTCGACGACGAACGCCACGCCGGCCAGGCCTACGTGCTCACCGGCCCCGAGGCCATCACCCAGCGCGACCAGGTCGCCGCCATCGCCGCCGCCGTCGGACAGCCCGTCGCCTTCGAGGAGATCACCCCCGACCAGGCCCGCGAACAGATGGGCCGGGCCATGCCCGCGCCCGTCGTGGAGATGGTCCTCGGCTACCTCGCCGACGCCGTCGCCCACCCCCCGACCCCCGTCGACACGGTGGAGCGGATCACCGGCCGCCCCGCGCTGACCTTCGCGCAGTGGGCCGCCGACCACGCCGACGCCTTCACCCCGCAGACCACGAGGACCGCCGCATGAGCGCCCCCGCAGGAACCGAGACCACCCACCGCGCCCGCACCGGCCGCGCCGTCCGGATGACCGGCAGCGGCGAGCCCGAGCAGCACATCGAGACGCACGCCACCGACCGGCCCACCGCCGGCCGCGGCAAGGTCGTCGTCGAGGTCGAGGCCGCCGGCGTCTCCTACGCCGAGGTGCAGATGCTCCAGCATCTGCACCCCTTCCCGCCCCGCTTCCCCTTCGTCCCCGGCTACGACCTCGTCGGCCGGATCGTCGAGGTCGGCGCCGGCGTCACCGGGTTCGCGAACGGCGACCGCGTCGCCGCCATGCCCCGCTACGGCGGCTGGCAGACCCACGCCGAGATCCCCGCCGCCTGCCTGGCCCACCTGCCCGAGGACCTCGACGCCGCAGAGGCCGTCGCCCTGGTCACCAACGGCGTCACCGCCTGGCAGATGCTCCACCGGCTCACCGACGCCGCCCCCGGCGACACCGTCCTCGTCCACGGCGCCAGCGGCGGCGTCGGCTCCGTCCTGACCCGCATCGCCGTCCACCACGGCCTGCGCGTCATCGGCACCGCGTCGCCCGCCAAGCACGACGCCGTACGGGACATGGGCGCCGAACCCCTCGACTACCGCACCCCCGACCTGCCCGCCGCCGTCCGGCAGTTCGCCCCCGACGGCGTCAGCGCCGTCTTCGACCACATCGGCGGCAAGGGCCTCGACGACAGC
This sequence is a window from Streptomyces xanthii. Protein-coding genes within it:
- a CDS encoding TetR/AcrR family transcriptional regulator — its product is MARKDRPADPARTLALLWRDHREPAPRTRGPKQGLTVDRIVDSAIAVADAEGLDALAMRRVAEPLGVSAMSLYTYVHGRAELVNCMLDKVLSEAASLSEVEGDWRAALELYARDIRDIARRHPWMPALFGSRMLMGPHETAVWDGVLHAVSATGLTEPDMLAVVNLVNGYVRGATVQEADALQDERRTGLSHQEWFERSGPVLERLIPFTRYPTLTRVWMSGVFEEPGSGFGDDGGFEFGLHRVLDGIATYVAERTAAGSR
- a CDS encoding NAD(P)H-binding protein, with protein sequence MTVLVTGATGSVGRHVVDRLLAENVTVRALTRDPAAARLPAQAEVFAGDLTDPASVTDALRGVDKLYLFPVPETAREIVAAARDAGVRHIVVLSSSSVLDESGDNHSGEHHRAVEEAVRASGLTWTFVRPDEFATNVLWKWGHSVRAEGVVRAPYGDAPRVLIHEKDVAAVAAAALLDDERHAGQAYVLTGPEAITQRDQVAAIAAAVGQPVAFEEITPDQAREQMGRAMPAPVVEMVLGYLADAVAHPPTPVDTVERITGRPALTFAQWAADHADAFTPQTTRTAA
- a CDS encoding zinc-binding dehydrogenase; its protein translation is MSAPAGTETTHRARTGRAVRMTGSGEPEQHIETHATDRPTAGRGKVVVEVEAAGVSYAEVQMLQHLHPFPPRFPFVPGYDLVGRIVEVGAGVTGFANGDRVAAMPRYGGWQTHAEIPAACLAHLPEDLDAAEAVALVTNGVTAWQMLHRLTDAAPGDTVLVHGASGGVGSVLTRIAVHHGLRVIGTASPAKHDAVRDMGAEPLDYRTPDLPAAVRQFAPDGVSAVFDHIGGKGLDDSWKILAPGGTLVSFDSSVAGYRPGQWFRPHLPALRRSLTRALARLLGRTGGRRMRMYYVKPGKNFAADLATMYDLLGQGVLRPEIAGRLPLDDAARALRELLDGRAVGKYVLIP